The following coding sequences are from one Pseudarthrobacter sp. ATCC 49987 window:
- a CDS encoding ABC transporter permease, with translation MSLNLLPTDPIDEAALPPAGGSAAAIGPGKRERSILRSAGLWLTVLPLLIVLGWAFLPGLFSAFDPISGIPKQKFQPPSAGHWFGTDHLGRDVYARVVHGTSQTLLTAGLAVLIGFVVGTALGLFAATAGRAADSSTMRLVDVLLAVPGFLISLIIVTAFAPGPISLGVGVGIASIASFARVVRSEVLRVRNLDYVEAAFLNGGSYWSVVWKHVLPNSCGPVLALLAVDLGAAILAISGLGFLGFGAPPPTPEWGLLISEGRQYLAGAWWMTSLPGLVIVLTVVLLAGLGRQLLKIFRF, from the coding sequence GTGAGCCTCAACCTACTACCAACAGATCCTATTGATGAGGCCGCGCTGCCTCCTGCCGGTGGCAGCGCCGCAGCGATTGGCCCGGGAAAGCGCGAAAGAAGCATCCTGCGCTCGGCGGGCCTGTGGCTGACCGTCCTTCCGTTGCTGATCGTCCTGGGGTGGGCATTTCTGCCGGGCCTCTTCAGCGCCTTCGACCCCATCAGCGGCATTCCGAAGCAGAAGTTCCAGCCGCCAAGTGCCGGGCACTGGTTCGGTACCGACCACTTGGGCCGGGATGTCTACGCGAGGGTCGTGCATGGCACCTCGCAGACCCTGCTCACCGCAGGGCTCGCTGTCCTGATCGGATTCGTGGTGGGAACGGCCCTGGGCCTGTTTGCTGCGACGGCCGGCCGGGCCGCGGATTCGAGCACCATGCGCCTCGTGGACGTGCTCCTGGCGGTGCCGGGATTCCTGATCTCCCTGATCATCGTGACGGCGTTCGCGCCCGGACCAATCTCGCTCGGCGTCGGCGTGGGCATCGCCTCGATTGCCTCGTTCGCCCGCGTGGTCCGCTCGGAAGTCCTGCGCGTGCGCAACCTGGACTACGTCGAGGCCGCCTTCCTCAACGGGGGATCGTACTGGTCCGTCGTCTGGAAGCATGTCCTGCCGAACTCCTGCGGCCCGGTGCTCGCACTGCTGGCAGTCGACCTTGGAGCTGCCATTCTCGCAATTTCCGGACTTGGCTTCCTCGGCTTCGGTGCCCCTCCGCCCACCCCGGAATGGGGCTTGCTGATCTCTGAGGGTCGGCAATACCTCGCTGGCGCGTGGTGGATGACCAGCCTGCCGGGCCTGGTCATCGTGCTAACGGTCGTGCTCTTGGCCGGTCTCGGACGCCAACTTCTCAAGATCTTCCGGTTTTAG